Proteins from a single region of Equus asinus isolate D_3611 breed Donkey chromosome 17, EquAss-T2T_v2, whole genome shotgun sequence:
- the LOC106844366 gene encoding olfactory receptor 10V1, with the protein MEEINKTANVRFFFRPFSADPTVQVVIFVAFLVMYLTSLSGNATIAVIVQINHSLHTRMYFFLANLAVLEIFCTSSIAPLALANLISMGKTPVSITGCGTQMFFFVFLGGADCVLLAVMAYDRFTAICYPLRYTLIMSWPLCVELMGGSLVLGFLLSMPLTILIFHLPFCNSNEIYHFYCDMPAVMRLACADTRVHKTALYIISFIVLSIPLSLISISYVFIVAAILRIRSAEGRRRAFSTCSSHILVVLLQYGCTSFIYLSPSSSYSPEMGRVVSVVYTFITPILNPLIYSMRNRKLKDALKKALKKF; encoded by the coding sequence atggaagaaataaacaaaactgcaAATGTTCGATTCTTCTTTCGTCCATTCTCGGCTGATCCTACAGTACAGGTGGTGATTTTTGTGGCTTTCCTGGTGATGTACCTGACCAGCCTCAGTGGAAATGCCACAATTGCAGTCATTGTCCAGATCAACCACTCCCTCCACACTCGCATGTACTTTTTCCTGGCTAACTTGGCAGTTCTGGAAATCTTCTGTACATCTTCCATCGCCCCACTGGCCTTGGCAAACCTTATTTCAATGGGCAAAACTCCTGTTTCCATCACTGGATGTGGCACCcagatgtttttctttgtcttcttgggTGGGGCTGACTGTGTCCTGCTTGCAGTCATGGCTTATGACCGGTTTACAGCAATCTGTTACCCTCTGAGATACACCCTCATCATGAGCTGGCCCTTGTGTGTGGAGCTGATGGGAGGGTCCCTGGTGCTGGGGTTTTTGCTGTCGATGCCACTGACAATTTTAATCTTCCATCTTCCATTCTGCAACAGCAATGAAATCTATCACTTCTACTGTGACATGCCTGCAGTCATGCGCCTGGCTTGTGCAGATACACGTGTTCACAAGACTGCCCTGTATATTATCAGCTTCATCGTCCTAAGCATCCCCCTCTCGCTGATCTCCATCTCCTATGTCTTCATCGTGGCAGCCATTTTGAGGATCCGGTCAGCAGAAGGGCGCCGCCgagccttctccacctgctcctctcaCATCTTAGTGGTCCTCCTGCAGTACGGCTGCACCAGCTTCATATACTTGTCCCCCAGTTCCAGTTACTCTCCTGAGATGGGCCGGGTGGTGTCCGTGGTCTACACTTTTATCACTCCTATTTTAAACCCCTTGATCTATAGTATGAGGAACAGGAAACTAAAAGATGCCCTAAAAAAAGCCCTGAAAAAGTTCTAG